The following is a genomic window from Melitaea cinxia chromosome 7, ilMelCinx1.1, whole genome shotgun sequence.
AGTTACTGTGTATACAACCTTGTAAAGGCTCAACCACAATTAATACAGCTGCCCAAAATAGTGAAGAAGCCAAAGCTCTTCCAAATGTCCCCAGATGGTAAATATTTAGCTGTAAGTGATGGATTTGATgaagtatttataatatgtgCTAAATCTAAAGAGCTCTTAAGGTCATTGAAGCACAATATGAATGTTGAATCGTTGATATTTAGTCATAATTCTGAACTGTTATACTGTTATGGAGTTGAAGGAGAAATAACAGTTTGGGACCTTTCAATGTACAGATCGGTACAAAAGTTCTACGACAATGGCTGTGTTACAGCTTCCTGTATAAAAATAAGCACATGTGGGCAACTTCTGGCTACTGGGAGCGGAGAaggaattgtaaatatatatgaaacaaaaaatttaactaCAAGAGAACCTTTACCTCTTAAAACAATATCACATTTGACCACTAAAATAACTAATCTTTCCTTTAACTCTACAACGGAAATATTGTCAGTATCGTCATGGTATTTACCCAACGCCGTGAAATTTGTACACATACCTTCATACCACATATTTCACAATTTTCCTAAACAAAATTTGCAAAATGTTGAAACAGTAAGTTTTTCACCTAACAGTGGTTATATGGCACTTGGAAATAATAAGAACTGTGCCTATTTATATAGAttgaaacattacaaaaattactAGAATGTTTACTCTTCTAAATTtagctaaaaatttaaaagttaaattatctAAATCATATTATGTgatatgtcatcatcatcatcatcattgcagcctaatatagtccactgttggacacagGTCTCctcaagctcgcgccaaaaatggcgttaacttgtgtgttttgcccatagtcaccacgctgggcaggcaagATGGTGACGGCAGGTctagctttgtcacaccgaagacgctgctgcctagCTTTTTCCCACATCTCTCTCTTAAACtcatttttcaacaaaaaagtgactgaaattattcatacaaacaaaaattttcttACTGGctctttaatttgttttcatCTGTACCTTATAAAGGTTcgcctttatttttttatttgtaaaaactcaataaataaattaaaaaaatgatatgctttttattaatttatagatattccttttgttttaaaagtattgttaattaataacgATACTAAGACTGTTATTTTATACATTCTGTGTAGTTATAAAAAAGAGAAGTAACACTGTTAATAGTTTGAATTGTAAAGTTAGAACTACTTTTTTGCATTTTCTTGTTAGTAGAGTTTACTCTATAAGAAACGGTAATAATATAGCTACTAGCtagtaaaaagaataataccaTATTATCAAATGGTAGTAAGTAAACGAATCAAATGACGTCATCTATCGAAAAGGGTTCCGATCGATCAGATAGATTGTGTTactatagatggcgttaacaaaaacataACGAGGTCAtacgttcagtagattttactcctcatatttttttcataccttatatgaaaatcaaggagtaaactccaaaaatatgttaaaagaaCCATGTGAAACAGTAACGCTGAGAGTGACGTGGCTATACCGTGAAATGTCTCTGCGAGGAAGAGATTGAAAGTGTCTCTGcgtattgaataataaaatttataaatatagcgGTTATCGTCCTAAATGTCTAATAATAATCTGCTTCAATAATTGTCAGCTTTGTACATGAATAAGTTAGACAAATAATTGTTTAGATAAGCATGCTAAGAgtttgttcaattttttttttaataattattaagatgATATTGCAATATACGATTACTTGTAAACATATACCAATTACAACTAAATATTTCGCATAGGgactgaaatattttttccccTTTTCAGTTCTTTCAATTTAGACAGCAAAAATTGTCTAGCCAGGTGCAGCGGATAGTGCACGGAAATGGATGAGATGTTTGtggttttaaatagtttaagcaCCGCTGAGATAATATACCTATACGTCTACGAAATgctaaatgtttttaaaatacagtcCATCCATAATGGAGCATTGTGGTGAATTAAGATTTAAGATgttctttatttgaaaaaaaaaaggcGGTGTTTTACCTTTGCTTATCATTGGATCTTTTACGGAATAAGCACCGTTACAGTTTAGATAGATTACACATTACACaagctaaaaaatatttacgacaTCTATTGTTGCTCAACGCAAAATAATTTTGCGTATATATCGTTGATAGATGGCACCcatagaaattaattttcatacgaCTTACACGTAGTTCCTATCAAGACTCAAAGGTGGCGTAAAAGAATAAAAGTgttctgatgactactttttgagtaatctttgataactccCATTTccttcactatttttttcgtctacttacgttgtattacttgtctatgtaattaaagtcggttttttttcgtttgcgagcaaaaacaattattagttATGTGAAAATCTATACACCTAATTTACGCTACTAatcacacaaaaataatgttttgtctttatttttatcgCATTATGGTCTAAGATCCCAGTGCCAACTAGTGGATTCATCGAAGttttgctaaaaaaaaaaaattatgtatatttagtaTTGGGAGAATACTGCATGAACATGAATATTTAGGGAAAACTTCATTTCAaaattgtggcgcggcggtggacccCGTCCAGCACACCTTCGAGGTGTGTCCGAGATCGGCGGTGCTgtgtcgcgatctgacgacagttctCGGGGGGAATTACGTTTAAAAATTCCATTCAttcgttttttaaacaaaatgtgGTCTACATCAcggtaatatatataaagattctGAAAAATCACCGTTGCCGTTGTGCACCTGGCCGCACCTCTTCGCAGCCAGATGTAAACAGCCTGTTAAAACAGGTACGATTTCGATACGTTTATACGTTCATAACgaatttatgatttatttaaataattaaagcgattttgtatttatttattattatatacggCTGTCTAATTAAATGTAGACACAAATAAGCGTTTCTGgctgttaataattgtgtttgctcgcaaacgaaaaaaaaaccgacttcaattatatcgacaagtaatacaacgtagatcgacgaaaaaatagtcaagcaacaaCAACATTATCAAAACACGCAACAACAACACGTTAtcaaacaacgcattatcaaagattactcaaaaagtagtaatcagatcgcgatgaaatttaaatgtgaccacatgataaacttcggctttcgattaaattaaaaatcattaaaatcggtaaacctaataaaaagttattgcggattttcaagaagttccctcgatttctccgggatcccatcatcagatcctggtttccttatcatggtactaaacttgggatatctcctttccaacaaaaaaagaattatcaaaatccgtatatccagtagaaagttatgcggtataatacaacgtaggtcgacgaaaaaagcgtcaagtaaaaacgcattattagatatagctcgaaaagtagttgttagatctcaaataaatttaaatgggaccaattggcacacaccacctttcgattaaaagaaaatttgtcgaaatcgctccaccgagtcaaaagttctgatgtaacatacataaaaaaaaaaaaaaaaaaaatacagtcgaattgagaacctcctccttttttggaagtcggttaaaaatggtaaatatttaaacgCGTATTTATGTAACGGTGCGTACGCGTCGTTGTCGTAACGAGAGATGGCGTTATTTTCGTTTCGAACTATCGTCTTACGTTGTGAGCTACCTGTATTATCCACTAGAGGGCAGTggcaatttattgtttataaataatttagatgattcttattttaatctgATGCTTGTCTTATGTGTGTGGCTCTTCCTGGCAGGCCTGAGCGCCTGTCTGGGTACGGGCCTCGAGGATCACCCTCTTTACCCGAGCTTTTATCACCGGGCTTTGCCTCCGGGATCACATTGTTTCGGCCCTAATGGGCCAGGGTCTTGTAGCCCTTGGGGTCTTCGCGTTACCGTCGGTCAATCCCTAAATGCTGGTGCCTCTCTTTGTCAAATTTACGACGGGATGTCCTCCCTCGCGTCGTGCGAATCGTTGCCACCGCTGTCCGCGCTGGGTCGGCTCGGTGGTGGTTGCAGGAGCTCGCGAGGTAGAGAACGCCCTTCCGGCGGTCTGACATGAAGCGGGGCAATCCCATGTAGGTGTACGCACGCAACTTTGTCAGCGCGAGCGAACATAACGCGAGCTACGTTATTGACGCATTCCTCCACGGTGGgcgtcttgtggtcccatttaagagccatttcacaattttacgctctgcaagtttaggtaaatttggtcgcatcgcgcgagtcgtacgagccgcgcgatctttgtgctagtacgtatagtgtgacaaccagaagaccatcgtgatcattttctgatgtataataaaaattacaactatggtataaaatgttttttacataattaatttgttaaaaatttcaagtatgttatataacaacagtcaataaatttaaaataaaattaaaaaaatcaattttattaaacaatttttttaaattgatttagttttttcagtttacgaatgaatctaatatttacgatatgaataaaaaagcatttaatgacatcgacaccgacaaacatattaattaacaaataacaagacaaacagattgaaatgcctatttgtattgatagtgtgagtaaagaaaattaaattatacatttgtttacagaaattatcattatattattttacagtcattttcgtaatatgtttattttatttatattttattatgaaagtatcaaatgcgttttatccgctataacaacaggcgcttggcgcgtgtgagcgaaagagacggctgcgcagaatttggcgtggatcttacctctaagagcgctagcgctcgactgatttaccgggcttgatgcgtggcaatatatactatcattttattatttaatataaaatgtattaaaaataattacatcttttaattattttttttgtattccttaatgatgtaagtttattttgatgaagatagttcgttaaaatttcttagttttctaagagaaatatcgcttttaaaattgtacttatttggaaaatattcgtaactttaaattttttttatcgtttaatagagatacaaatggaataaaaatctatgatagtggacaacaaaattatattccacatattatgatatttttttaaaatggtttcaacgtagaggttattgaaaagtaggacttcaaagtatacattgcgaccgtttacccagggaggaggctgatgaaaaggttaataattttatacacataatataaatcaaaattctgatctgactatggactacaacaaaggttgctctattatatttcaagaatataaattacattattgcatccaacactgagattaacgacgtcaaaatattacaatttcgcggattgttaccgatttttgtgaaatggctcttaaatttcattgagatcgaTAGCTACTTTTGTAATTTAAGACGACgatttttcgtttacgagcaatcATAATTgtaagcaaaaaaaatatttcaatattatttattatatatattaattttatttatatgttcaaAATACATACAGCTTACAATTAATTGGCCATGATTGACTAGTCACATAATtgtatatcatatcatatttaGATAGATGAAATTTGGTCAGCAATGTCATTTAagacgacgtgttggcgcaacggtcacagcactggcttatggctgttgcgtatgataaatatttgtattgacatacctaaatacataaagtTTGATAGCTCATAATAGGAACTAAAAtgaaatatacctatttataataatgaaatatattgtacttcttaattttacatttatagcATTGATACAAATCAcacacattaataaataataaaagtaaaaaaaaaaaaattaaaaaattaatgcaCATTACTCTTGAAAGagtagataaattttattatattcatttttttttaataaagcaaTCAACTGGccagtaacatttttttttacaagcgtacagctcacctgatgataagcgattaccgtagaatatagacgcctacaacaccagaagcatcgcaagcggtTTGCCGACCCTTCACCCAACGCCCCTaagagctttggtcaccttactcaccactagAATACAACACTGGTTAAAAGCAATTTCAaaatttagctatgatcttctgtaagatcgaggtacttccccagttaggCTGCTAGATATTTTGACcacgatatttcctgctgtgccataccACACATACATTTTCACAACAAGAATGTTGCAGACAAAACAAATAGTATTCTAAAtgctaaaaaatatagtattttaaaatgtaataagaataaaaacaaTGTAGTTATATGACTATATGTCCTGAAAATTACAAAGTGTGTCAAATAGGGACCGAGTGTGtacaaattttgtattatttgacTAATTgaagaattaaattttaatatatgtacgcCTTGTGCGTGTGCGTTTTTAAATTCCCTCATGTAGGCCAGAAATTGGGTAAACTAATTTTCGCGTGGATATAATCGCGTGCAACCGACAGTCGATATCTTAATATCAAAGAATAAATTCGAAAGATAGGTACGAAGTCCCAggcaaatacatataaataatagaaattaattgtaatgattcaaaacctctatatttttttttacaatattctatATGGGCTCAGGAAGTAGATACATGGTCATAgtagatttaatttttgtaacattagtattttaattgcaataaaTGTAACTTTAGAGTAGGTACTTCCTGTTTTCCTGTTTTTTTGACCGGTTcgattaatttataaactactTGACCGGTGCGGTTTAATCCGCGTTTAATCATAAATACTTACAATGATATTTTGAAGGTTGAGTTATGACTAGGCGTATAAGCAACATTATTTATAGCTCTACCATTGCAAATAAAActgtatatctatacaaataaatgtaatcgGAGTGTttgtgtgtaatattaaaataaacgctttttattaaatgcataatgGTACATGGTACATAttctgaaataatattttttataatttttgtctatctgtctgtctgtctttccgtctatttgtctgtttgttccggctaatctctgaaagggctggaccgattttgacatttggactttcactggcagatagctgatgtaataaggagtagcttaggctactttcattttagcaatttatttattttgtaactgttgtcctgcccggaaaacagctacaaaatttgattgcttacataccgatagcagcgtcACCTGCCGGATCCAATTGACATAAAAACTACCTTATCTCCCGaattggaccaaattacagatgcttacaaaatttgataaaaattggttcagtagtttcggagtttttCACCCACAagcatcgtgacacgaaatttatacatatctatccatctatatatatatatatatatatatatatatatatatgtgctgtgtggctacggcactaaagaatttagccatcccctctcttcccgtgggtgtcgtaagaggcgactaagggataacaaggttccacaaccatcttggaacttaagaagccgaccgatggcgggataaccatccaactgctggctttgaaatacacaggccgaagacgggcagcagcgtcttcggtgcgacaaagccagtactgcggtcaccaacccgcctgcccagcgtggtgactatgggcaaaacacatgagttcacgttatttttggcgtaaacttgtggaggcttatgtccagcaaaaaaaaaaaaagatttaaagaGTATGATTAACTAACAAAAATGTCAGTTACTTCACAGTCAACAAAATTTGCTTTatcaagttaaaaaaatatacataaaacgaACTTTCCTGTGAcatgttaataaaattgtttacctTTGTGCGGCCTTCGTCGTGGTCAGTTACGAGAACGTAATATTCGATCATTCATACAGATGTATAAATACGGGTTTTCCCAAGCCGTTAATTAGCGTTTACGATAACGGAAGATTACTTCGAACACTTggttgatatttattaaaatcgagTATTTGTGTCCTACgaatataatgttataaatattgttgccggaaatgtatattttatacctAGATAAATCATTGCATCGTCCATATTAAGAGGACCGCTCTAGTCTAGTGATAAGCGTTCTGTGTTAGCGCCTACATACCGGCGGTCCCAGGTTCGATTCCTACTTGGAGTGAGTacctatttgtatttgtacaattatttatttgccaccgtgcctcggcggacacgttaagctgtcggtcccggttgttattaaaGACACCTAAAAGCGAACGTTACTcatgatggattaagctctgagaCTTCgcctatatagagaaagaggtcTTTGactattttaactgacttccaaaaatagaggaggtcctcaattcgatcgtattttttatgaatgttaatTAAGAACTTTACACTGGGTGACttcgatgatttttactttaatcgaaagaaGTCGTGTGTCATGTATGTCCCTTTACTTTTTATTGAGATTTAAcaagcactttttgagttatatctaataatgcgtatttacgtgactatttgtattgtattgtattgtagtgggctcggttttccgcatttagacgcaaaagtggtccattatgcgtgaaaagtgggccgactagttcagccagcccagctccttccagaagctcagaagcctcctggggcgttcacaggcttctcggagcgtccttatttccttaaggatggtagcccggtgtgcggccactccctcgcattccaggattacgtgggcggctgtttcttcagcagccagacagcccctgcaaagagggctgtctgttgcattcatgatgaatagttggtgattgagtgccatgtggccggtaatcatgccaacaactattctgatgtccaggcggttgagactgagcagtcggcacgctaggtgcggtgatacttccgtgagtacCAATTTagactgtctacagccggtctggtttgcccaaagggcattgtgatttgcacgtgtacgttgccttacccacgagcgcagttgtccaaatggtagcggcaataagatgg
Proteins encoded in this region:
- the LOC123655029 gene encoding U3 small nucleolar RNA-associated protein 18 homolog produces the protein MKRKHTDIDDEESRLSSLLFNKSKNFVENLSTKVKNENELDLKPAWTDEDDAQFGTDIIPDIKSKALYVQKLKQKYETLIGTPSWAKVSNYVSKEDDDDKILRTVGHLKKPKTIGLKKDNLEFKTFPKVNSETGNEGPIISSVVFHPKMSVVLVAGQSGVVSLFSIGGDVNNKLHSFNLKKWKVTSAQFTPEGSEAYIASKLQHSYCVYNLVKAQPQLIQLPKIVKKPKLFQMSPDGKYLAVSDGFDEVFIICAKSKELLRSLKHNMNVESLIFSHNSELLYCYGVEGEITVWDLSMYRSVQKFYDNGCVTASCIKISTCGQLLATGSGEGIVNIYETKNLTTREPLPLKTISHLTTKITNLSFNSTTEILSVSSWYLPNAVKFVHIPSYHIFHNFPKQNLQNVETVSFSPNSGYMALGNNKNCAYLYRLKHYKNY